The Anabas testudineus chromosome 11, fAnaTes1.2, whole genome shotgun sequence genome has a segment encoding these proteins:
- the LOC113154276 gene encoding chitin synthase chs-2-like: MDEGDSYEDNDMPKRPWDTCREVPTIEDEQTPWKIIKVLKIIALSTVAILVFGLALCSKASFLVLITLANEGTKTISADHKPVALLCIGCSLIASSVLLLIKSFWKACYKTSKLPKNTTVALVLFFEFIVSGGAAILTIAAMPHLDIVTNVTILNGVAIVSALLQVIAQCTAKERNRFIIPCIAAFVLLLLGYVLFLVLYITKNPTDTKMAMWVGLAAGGSILVSFNWWESYFRLISKNSSSVFLKSLCKDMTTCQNVLHIISSLLRIAVTAAVLGAYVPLSKMDWKILKSVSSFETRVIVITVGVQLIASALCHWFALAACKMHALRRCFILPLYLASLGVMALFVIPVIVYYQDYRKNPTKDAIANFSSYCGVVVNNRSQSLTGSVFPQLVLDVTHTLCFLDMSKVADIGILTGSSLSWWLGLVLVTIHLWHLNVNRIQRTQDLFMRRLYEGAFIEQSLLLNTRFDIQIKGGKKIRQEETAMIYLCATMWHETYDEMMKILISMFRLDRHRPKTEPKSKDFTFEAHIYFDDAFEHVEGSEESHLNSYAKNLVEVIIEVYGIFTSINEKFFKKNQNIPDQQIIRTSYGGRLVITMPFGNKIIVHFKDKELIRHKKRWSQIMYLYYLLGWKLMSKYYKRLERGEKEQELKAEVQKEKHNTYLLALDGDTDFQPSSVMLLVDRLKMYPRVGAACGRIHPTGSGPTVWFQKFEYAVSHWLQKSAEHVIGCVLCSPGCFSLFRAAALMDDNVMKRYATKSTEASHYIQYDQGEDRWLCTLLLKQGWRVEYNAASDAYTNAPEDFKELYNQRRRWGPSTLANVVDLLGDTNVISKRNKSMSKLFMFYQLFGIISAILAPATICLLVAGSLSFIFDLDSAVALVISVIPPIVFLILCFKLKSDTQITIAGILSIIYAFLMLVVTMSIIGAMIKQQTILTPSSMFVIVMAIIYIFTAIIHPQEFQLVFYGVLYIICIPSAYLLLTIYSMVNMNNVSWGTRESKPAAGAATPVATTRQTTVEKAKNTLQKFFSCIKCKNCNQRSQEEQLNVNQDNHMIPESAQSEPQPQNTIVEDIPEEEQMQMQRVFDNPRQSWVTELQELSQNREMQLLEDSLDEEEEEFFVELQEKYLKPLPDDKKRQQTIASDLKDLRNKVNFAFFMLNALWLVATFTLQLNSSTFSIKIPKIDINLHVTGEDVQIEPIGFMFILGFATSVVVQFLAMIYHRISTMIHYVAFLDTEPRQKLEEKDYRAGHRVETASNTESNSTSQAEVSEPEDSEDEYYASQQSSGEGTMV; this comes from the exons ATGGATGAAGGAGATAGCTACGAAGACAACGATATGCCAAA GAGGCCCTGGGATACCTGTCGAGAGGTCCCTACCATTGAGGATGAACAAACCCCATGGAAAATTATCAAAGTACTAAAGATCATCGCACTCTCTACAGTCGCCATCTTGGTATTTGGATTGGCACTGTGTAGCAag GCGTCTTTCCTCGTCCTCATCACCTTGGCTAATGAAGGCACAAAGACCATCTCAGCTGACCATAAACCTGTTGCCCTGCTGTGTATTGGTTGCTCCCTCATCGCCTCCAGTGTCCTTCTGTTGATCAAAAGCTTCTGGAAAGCGTGttataaaacatcaaaactgCCAAAGAACACAACTGTTGCCCTG gttcTGTTCTTTGAGTTTATCGTGTCTGGGGGTGCAGCGATTCTCACCATTGCTGCAATGCCACATTTGGACATTGTGACCAATGTGACAATACTAAACGGTGTAGCCATCGTCTCTGCGCTCCTACAGGTGATTGCTCAGTGCACGGCCAAGGAAAGAAACCGCTTCATTATACCATGCATCGCTGCCTTCGTCCTCCTTTTGCTTGGCTACGTACTATTTCTGGTCTTGTACATCACAAAGAATCCTACCGATACGAAGATGGCTATGTGGGTGGGTCTGGCTGCTGGTGGGTCCATCTTGGTGTCTTTCAACTGGTGGGAGAGCTATTTCAGATTAATcagcaaaaacagcagctccGTCTTCCTCAAGAGCCTGTGTAAAGACATGACCACGTGCCAGAATGTCCTGCACATTATCTCCAGCCTGCTCAGGATCGCTGTGACTGCCGCTGTGCTTGGAGCATATGTTCCTCTGTCTAAAATGGACTGGAAAATCCTTAAATCTGTCTCAAGCTTTGAGACAAGGGTGATAGTCATTACAGTGGGGGTCCAGCTGATCGCCTCTGCACTCTGCCATTGGTTTGCATTAGCAGCCTGTAAGATGCACGCCCTGCGACGGTGCTTCATCCTGCCTCTGTACCTGGCCTCGCTAGGTGTAATGGCTCTGTTCGTCATCCCCGTCATTGTTTACTATCAGGACTACAGAAAAAATCCAACCAAGGATGCAATCGCCAACTTCAGCAGCTACTGTGGTGTAGTTGTGAATAACAGAAGCCAGAGTCTGACGGGTAGTGTGTTCCCACAACTGGTTTTGGATGTTACACACACTCTGTGCTTCCTTGACATGTCCAAGGTGGCTGACATTGGAATTCTGACAG GGTCATCGTTGTCTTGGTGGCTTGGTCTTGTGTTGGTCACCATCCATCTGTGGCACCTCAACGTGAATCGGATCCAAAGAACCCAAGACCTGTTCATGAGAAGGCTGTACGAAGGAGCTTTCATTGAGCAGTCCCTGCTACTCAACACTCGATTTGACATCCAGATCAAAGGCGGAAAGAA AATTAGACAAGAGGAAACAGCAATGATCTATTTGTGCGCAACCATGTGGCACGAGACCTAcgatgaaatgatgaaaatcCTCATCTCAATGTTCAG ACTGGACAGGCATAGACCAAAGACAGAGCCAAAGTCCAAAGATTTCACCTTCGAAGCCCACATATACTTTGATGATGCATTTGAACACGTTGAAGGGAGTGAGGAAAGTCACCTCAACAGTTATGCGAAGAACCTTGTGGAAGTCATCATAGAGGTTTATGG CATCTTCACAAGCATAAATGAAAAGTTCTTCAAAAAGAACCAGAACATCCCCGATCAGCAGATCATAAGGACGTCGTATGGCGGACGACTTGTCATCACCATGCCTTTTGGAAACAAAATCATAGTTCACTTCAAGGACAAAGAACTCATCCGCCACAAGAAGAGATGGTCTCAG ATCATGTACCTTTACTACCTTCTGGGCTGGAAACTCATGAGCAAATATTACAAACGcttggagagaggagaaaaggagcaGGAGCTCAAAGCAGAGGTTCAG AAAGAGAAGCACAACACCTACCTCCTGGCTTTAGATGGAGACACAGACTTTCAACCCTCTTCTGTGATGCTGCTAGTTGATCGTCTCAAAATGTACCCACGTGTTGGGGCAGCATGTGGCCGGATTCACCCCACTGGATCAG GCCCAACAGTGTGGTTCCAGAAGTTTGAGTATGCTGTCAGTCATTGGCTGCAAAAGTCAGCGGAGCATGTGATTGGCTGCGTGCTCTGTAGCCCTGGCTGCTTCAGTCTCTTTAGAGCAGCAGCGCTGATGGACGACAACGTGATGAAGAGATACGCCACCAAGTCCACAGAGGCGAGCCACTACATCCAGTATGACCAAG gTGAAGACCGCTGGCTCTGTACTCTGCTGCTGAAACAGGGTTGGAGGGTGGAGTACAATGCAGCATCTGATGCCTACACCAACGCACCTGAAGACTTCAAAGAACTCTACAACCAG CGTCGGCGATGGGGACCTTCTACATTGGCCAACGTCGTGGACCTACTGGGCGACACCAACGTTATTTCCAAGAGAAACAAATCCATGTCCAAGCTTTTTATGTTCTACCAACTCTTTGGCATCATCTCAGCTATTCTGGCACCTGCCACCATCTGTCTTTTAGTTGCAG GTAGCCTGTCATTCATCTTTGACCTCGATTCTGCCGTTGCCCTGGTCATCTCTGTGATACCTCCTATTGTTTTTCTGATTCTTTGCTTCAAGCTCAAGTCAGACACTCAAATCACTATTGCAGGAATATTGAGTATCATATATGCATTCCTCATGTTGGTGGTGACAATGTCCATCATCG GTGCAATGATAAAGCAGCAAACCATCCTGACACCCAGCAGCATGTTTGTCATTGTCATGGCCATCATCTATATCTTCACTGCAATAATTCATCCCCAAGAGTTCCAGCTAGTGTTCTATGGTGTTCTCTACATCATCTGCATCCCCAGCGCCTACCTCCTGCTCACCATCTACTCCATGGTCAACATGAACAATGTGTCCTGGGGCACCAGAGAGTCTAAACCTGCTGCTGGGGCTGCAACACCTGTAGCTACCACCCGACAAACAACAGTGGAGAAAG CCAAAAACACCTTGCAGAAGTTCTTCTCAtgcatcaaatgtaaaaattgcAACCAGAGGTCTCAAGAAGAACAGCTCAATGTCAACCAGGACAACCACATGATCCCAGAGTCTGCACAATCTGAACCTCAGCCGCAAAACACCATTGTAGAAGACATCCCAGAGGAAGAGCAGAT GCAAATGCAAAGGGTTTTTGACAACCCTCGCCAAT CTTGGGTCACAGAACTACAAGAACTATCCCAGAACCGTGAAATGCAATTATTGGAAGACTCACTCGATGAG gaggaggaggagttctTTGTAGAGCTTCAGGAGAAATACCTGAAACCACTACCTGATGACAAAAAGAGACAGCAAACAATCGCCAGTGACTTGAAAGATCTAAGAAACAAG GTCAACTTTGCCTTCTTCATGTTGAATGCTCTGTGGTTGGTGGCAACCTTCACCCTCCAGCTCAACAGCAGCACCTTCTCCATAAAGATCCCAAAGATTGACATCAATCTTCATGTAACAGGAGAAGATGTTCAAATCGAACCCATTGGTTTCATGTTCATTCTGGGATTTGCTACGTCTGTTGTGGTCCAGTTCTTGGCCATGATATACCACAG AATCTCCACCATGATCCATTATGTTGCCTTTTTGGACACTGAACCCAGACAAAAACTCGAAGAAAAAGACTACCGGGCAGGCCACAGG GTTGAAACTGCCTCCAACACTGAGTCTAACTCGACTTCTCAGGCAGAGGTCTCTGAACCTGAGGACAGTGAGGATGAGTACTACGCATCCCAACAAAGTTCTGGTGAAGGAACGATGGTGTAA